One window of the Buchnera aphidicola (Meitanaphis elongallis) genome contains the following:
- the glyS gene encoding glycine--tRNA ligase subunit beta has translation MNKTFLIEIGTEELPAKSLRTIAESWKNNVIAELVKHRVKYDEILWFATPRRIAIKIEKVHITIKKHKKRYKGPSIPKAFDHLGNLTQATQCWMKKLKIEINQTFRIQEKTREWLCYEHFIESQTIEQILAETSISSIKNISIPNSMKWNTNNAQFSRPIRNIIMLLDKNLIQKKILGLQTNRLLFGHIFMKKNIINIPHANTYPKILLQHGKVIADYTVRKNKIIKESQKIVDSIGGYLNIKDSLLEEITSLVEWPVMLLSNFDEKFLNLPHEILIYIIENQQKHFAVYDLNSKKLTNNFIVISNIESTCPKNIIVGNKKILNSRFFDAQFFFKKDRKISLNEYQPLLKKVIFQNSLGSLYEKVNRMKKLISWITQFTKANLNDCLRATHLCKCDLITDMVFEFPEMQGTIGMYYALYDGEPKNVAKAIKKHYSPKFSKDIIPSNSIAYSLSLVDKVDTLVGLFIIKKNSTSGDKDPFSLRRLAIGIIRIILTKKISIDLLKLLKKSLNTYNFINERNNIIQTLKKFILEKLYFIYVKQKYNSSIIKSVLACDITNLIDLDLRIQTITNMYNSNIFKSLIILYKRISNILTSSKEILYDRINDAFLTEIEEQNTVSLLKYIEKKIQNFYLKRDYKSILFELYNLNEPVYNFFKKIKIKDKNISIKINRLTILKNIQNLFLKITDFSYLC, from the coding sequence ATGAATAAAACATTTTTGATAGAAATTGGAACTGAAGAACTACCTGCGAAGTCACTACGAACTATAGCTGAGTCTTGGAAAAATAACGTAATAGCCGAATTAGTCAAACATCGTGTAAAATATGATGAAATATTATGGTTTGCTACACCAAGACGAATAGCTATAAAAATAGAGAAAGTACACATAACAATAAAAAAACATAAAAAAAGATACAAAGGACCTTCTATTCCAAAAGCATTTGATCATTTAGGAAATTTAACTCAAGCTACCCAATGCTGGATGAAAAAACTAAAAATTGAAATAAATCAAACATTTCGTATACAAGAGAAAACAAGAGAATGGTTATGTTACGAACACTTCATTGAAAGTCAGACCATTGAACAAATACTAGCAGAAACATCTATTTCTTCTATTAAAAACATTTCTATTCCTAATTCTATGAAATGGAATACAAACAATGCGCAATTTTCTAGACCAATTCGAAATATAATAATGTTATTAGACAAAAATTTAATACAAAAAAAAATATTAGGATTACAGACTAATAGATTACTTTTTGGACATATATTTATGAAAAAAAATATAATTAACATTCCTCATGCAAATACATATCCAAAAATATTATTGCAACATGGAAAAGTTATTGCTGATTACACTGTTCGAAAAAATAAAATTATAAAAGAATCTCAAAAAATCGTTGATTCTATTGGAGGATACCTAAACATAAAAGATTCATTATTAGAAGAAATAACTTCATTAGTAGAATGGCCTGTTATGCTTTTATCAAATTTTGACGAAAAATTTCTTAACCTACCACATGAAATATTAATATATATTATAGAAAACCAACAAAAACATTTTGCTGTATACGATTTAAACAGTAAAAAACTTACAAACAATTTTATTGTCATCTCCAACATTGAATCAACATGTCCCAAAAATATTATCGTTGGAAACAAAAAAATATTAAATTCTAGATTTTTTGATGCCCAATTTTTTTTCAAAAAAGATCGAAAGATATCATTAAATGAATATCAACCATTATTAAAAAAAGTTATTTTTCAGAACTCTTTAGGATCCCTTTATGAAAAAGTAAATAGAATGAAAAAATTAATTTCTTGGATAACACAATTTACTAAGGCTAATCTAAATGACTGTCTCCGAGCGACACATTTATGTAAATGTGATTTAATAACTGATATGGTATTTGAATTTCCTGAAATGCAAGGAACAATAGGCATGTACTATGCTTTATATGATGGAGAACCAAAAAACGTAGCAAAAGCTATAAAAAAACACTATTCTCCCAAATTTTCTAAAGATATTATTCCATCAAATTCTATCGCTTATTCTTTATCATTAGTAGACAAAGTAGATACGTTAGTAGGATTATTTATCATTAAAAAAAATTCTACTTCTGGAGATAAAGATCCATTTTCTTTAAGAAGATTAGCTATTGGAATAATTCGAATTATTTTAACAAAAAAAATATCAATTGATTTATTAAAACTACTAAAAAAATCACTAAATACGTATAACTTTATAAACGAACGTAATAATATAATACAAACATTAAAAAAGTTCATTTTGGAAAAACTTTATTTCATATATGTGAAACAAAAATATAACTCTTCTATAATAAAATCTGTACTAGCATGCGATATTACAAACTTAATTGATTTAGATCTCCGTATACAAACTATTACTAACATGTACAATTCCAACATTTTTAAATCACTAATTATACTTTATAAACGTATATCCAATATACTAACATCATCTAAAGAAATATTATACGATAGAATAAATGATGCATTTCTAACAGAAATAGAAGAGCAAAATACAGTTTCATTACTAAAATATATAGAGAAAAAAATACAAAATTTTTATTTAAAAAGAGACTATAAATCTATACTATTCGAACTATATAATTTAAATGAACCAGTTTACAATTTTTTTAAAAAAATTAAAATAAAAGATAAAAATATATCTATTAAAATTAATAGATTAACTATATTAAAAAATATACAAAATTTATTTCTAAAAATTACTGATTTTTCGTATTTATGTTAA
- the glyQ gene encoding glycine--tRNA ligase subunit alpha: MNHLATFTQIILELKNYWYNQNCIVIQPLDIPIGAGTFHHQTFFGAIGPEPTSIAYVQASRRPSDGRYGKNPNRLQHYYQFQVVIKPSPENIQSLYLKSLQALNIDLKANDIRFIEDNWENTTLGACGQGWEVWINGMEITQFTYFQQMGGINCDPISTEITYGLERIALHIQKKNNVYDIVWSNDNKNVTYGDLFLKNELEHSIYNFEYSNVDVCFNLFQTHIREAKKIITLNIPLLLPAYEHVLYGIHYFNLLDAKRTLSITERQQHILYIRTIIKRIAQKYYNLKK; this comes from the coding sequence ATGAATCATTTAGCAACATTCACTCAAATAATTTTAGAATTAAAAAACTATTGGTACAATCAAAATTGTATAGTTATTCAACCATTAGACATTCCTATCGGAGCTGGAACTTTTCATCATCAAACGTTTTTTGGAGCAATAGGCCCTGAACCAACTTCCATTGCATATGTTCAAGCATCAAGAAGACCATCTGATGGAAGATACGGAAAAAATCCTAACAGATTACAACACTATTATCAATTTCAAGTAGTTATTAAACCTTCTCCAGAAAATATTCAAAGCTTATATTTAAAATCATTACAAGCTTTAAATATAGACTTAAAAGCTAACGATATACGCTTTATAGAAGACAACTGGGAAAATACAACATTAGGAGCATGCGGGCAAGGTTGGGAAGTATGGATCAACGGTATGGAAATCACACAATTTACTTATTTTCAACAAATGGGAGGAATTAACTGTGATCCAATCTCTACTGAAATAACATACGGCTTAGAACGAATAGCACTTCATATACAAAAAAAAAATAATGTATATGATATTGTGTGGAGTAATGATAACAAAAATGTTACTTATGGAGATTTATTTCTAAAAAATGAACTAGAACATTCTATTTATAATTTTGAATATTCTAATGTTGATGTTTGTTTTAATTTATTCCAAACACATATAAGAGAAGCAAAAAAAATAATAACATTAAACATTCCCTTACTACTACCAGCATACGAACATGTATTATACGGAATACATTACTTTAACTTGTTAGATGCAAAAAGAACGTTGTCTATTACCGAACGTCAACAACATATTTTATATATTCGTACTATTATAAAGAGAATCGCTCAAAAATATTATAATCTAAAAAAATAA
- the nfo gene encoding deoxyribonuclease IV — protein sequence MRYIGTHVSILGGLDQAVIRAKKLKATAFALFVNNPLRWMKAELKDKHILKFRSACRNFSYHSKQILPHSGYLINLGHPLDECLNKSRLSFISEIIRCHKLGLEFLNFHPGSHLNKITEKQCLDRIADSINLALEKTIRVKLVIENTAGQGTNVGYSFEHLMFVIDRIKDKARIGVCLDTCHLFSSGYDLRTISSCEKTFQRFDDIIGFNYLCGMHFNDSRTVFNSRIDRHHNLGKGNIGKLAFNWIVKNVNCRNFPIILETTDKTLWAQEIDWLKSL from the coding sequence ATGAGATATATAGGAACTCATGTTAGTATATTAGGAGGTTTAGATCAAGCAGTTATTAGGGCAAAAAAATTGAAAGCTACTGCTTTTGCATTATTTGTTAATAATCCTTTGAGGTGGATGAAAGCAGAATTAAAAGATAAGCATATTTTGAAATTTAGATCTGCATGTAGAAATTTTAGTTATCATTCTAAACAAATTTTGCCTCATAGTGGTTATTTAATAAATTTAGGTCATCCTCTTGATGAATGTTTAAACAAATCTAGATTATCTTTTATTAGTGAAATAATAAGATGTCATAAACTAGGACTAGAATTTTTAAATTTTCATCCTGGTAGTCATTTGAACAAAATTACTGAAAAACAGTGTTTAGATAGGATTGCTGATTCTATTAATTTAGCATTAGAAAAAACTATTCGAGTAAAGTTAGTAATAGAAAATACAGCTGGACAAGGGACAAATGTAGGTTATTCTTTTGAGCATTTAATGTTTGTTATTGATAGAATAAAAGATAAAGCTCGTATTGGAGTTTGTTTAGATACATGTCATTTGTTTTCTTCTGGATATGATTTGCGTACAATATCGTCGTGTGAGAAAACTTTTCAGCGTTTTGATGATATTATAGGATTTAACTACTTGTGTGGAATGCATTTTAACGATTCTAGAACAGTATTTAATAGTCGTATTGATAGACATCATAATTTAGGTAAAGGAAATATTGGGAAATTAGCGTTTAATTGGATTGTTAAAAACGTCAATTGCAGAAATTTTCCAATTATATTGGAAACTACAGATAAAACTTTATGGGCACAAGAAATTGACTGGCTAAAATCTTTATAA
- the rplY gene encoding 50S ribosomal protein L25 yields MITIDVIKRKTEGKSASRRLRLQNKFPAVIYCNTGSNICIELDHNMIANIVLNLDIYQEELFFTIDNVKYKVKVKSIQRHVFKPKIMHMDFFQI; encoded by the coding sequence ATGATTACTATTGATGTAATTAAACGTAAAACAGAAGGTAAGAGTGCTAGTCGTCGTTTGCGTTTACAGAATAAATTTCCTGCTGTGATATATTGTAATACAGGGTCTAATATTTGTATAGAATTGGATCATAATATGATTGCAAACATTGTGCTAAATCTTGATATTTATCAAGAAGAATTATTTTTTACAATAGATAATGTAAAATATAAAGTGAAAGTAAAGTCAATACAAAGACATGTATTTAAACCAAAAATTATGCATATGGATTTTTTTCAAATATAA
- a CDS encoding DedA family protein, whose protein sequence is MENWFLYLITQSIFYLLPIITIVAFLESLALVGLFLPGIILMTALGTLIGNGILNFYSAWAAGSIGCICGDIVSYYLGWKFKNTLNNFYLLKKNQQILKKIKNTLNNYAAITILVGKFIGPTRPLIPMVCGMLNLSLKKFFSSTIFGCILWPPIYFFPGIITGIAITTTSIKNNPYFKLLIFSIIILLWLSLWLIWTALKEKKNNNTDTKKFFSTKRLVFLSILSLILGIINILILYRYPQIIITHKLF, encoded by the coding sequence ATGGAAAACTGGTTTTTATATTTAATAACACAATCTATTTTTTATTTATTGCCTATAATAACAATAGTAGCATTTTTAGAATCCTTAGCATTAGTAGGTTTATTTCTTCCTGGAATTATACTTATGACTGCATTAGGCACATTAATTGGAAACGGAATATTAAATTTTTATTCAGCTTGGGCAGCTGGATCTATTGGATGCATATGTGGAGACATAGTTTCATATTATCTTGGTTGGAAATTTAAAAATACTTTAAATAATTTTTATTTATTAAAAAAAAACCAACAAATCTTAAAAAAAATAAAGAACACTTTAAACAACTACGCTGCTATAACAATACTAGTAGGAAAATTTATAGGACCTACTAGACCATTGATTCCCATGGTTTGTGGCATGTTAAATTTATCTTTAAAAAAATTTTTTTCTTCTACGATCTTTGGATGCATATTATGGCCACCCATATATTTTTTTCCAGGAATTATTACAGGAATAGCAATCACTACTACATCGATTAAAAATAATCCATATTTTAAATTATTAATCTTTAGTATTATTATATTGCTTTGGTTAAGCTTATGGCTGATTTGGACGGCATTAAAAGAAAAGAAAAATAATAACACTGATACAAAAAAATTTTTTAGTACGAAACGTTTAGTATTCTTATCTATATTAAGTTTAATACTCGGGATAATTAATATACTTATTTTATATCGTTATCCACAAATAATTATAACTCATAAACTATTTTAG
- the rsmA gene encoding 16S rRNA (adenine(1518)-N(6)/adenine(1519)-N(6))-dimethyltransferase RsmA, whose protein sequence is MIKYIAKKRLGQNFLIDSDVINNIISSINPKKTDIMIEIGSGLGALTHYIYKFLNKLFLIEYDSDLVARLRLSYQNIDKITIFSKNVLEFNFVHIEQKFYDSIRIFGNLPYNISVAILLYLFKYNNIVDMHFMFQKEVANRLLASPGTKNYGRLSIISQYFCKMIRLFDINPTSFKPIPKVSSTFLRLVPYKSRKYYVKNIKNLSKVTSLAFGQRRKIVRHSLSSLFSENVLIALGIDPMLRAENISIMQYCKLSNFIGSQDD, encoded by the coding sequence ATGATAAAATATATTGCAAAAAAAAGATTAGGTCAAAATTTTTTAATAGATAGTGATGTTATTAATAATATTATTAGTAGCATTAATCCTAAAAAAACGGACATAATGATAGAGATTGGATCTGGGTTAGGTGCTTTAACACATTATATTTATAAATTTTTGAATAAATTATTTTTAATAGAGTATGATAGTGATTTAGTTGCTCGATTGCGTTTGTCTTATCAAAATATTGATAAGATAACAATTTTTTCGAAAAACGTTTTAGAATTTAATTTTGTACATATAGAACAGAAATTTTATGATTCTATACGAATTTTTGGGAATTTACCTTATAATATTTCGGTAGCAATATTATTATATCTTTTTAAATATAACAACATTGTTGATATGCATTTTATGTTTCAAAAAGAAGTAGCAAATAGATTATTAGCTTCTCCAGGTACAAAAAATTATGGTAGATTGAGCATCATATCTCAATATTTTTGTAAGATGATACGTTTATTTGATATTAATCCTACATCTTTTAAACCTATTCCCAAAGTTAGTTCTACTTTTTTAAGATTAGTTCCTTATAAAAGTAGGAAATATTATGTGAAAAATATAAAGAATTTGAGTAAAGTGACTTCTTTGGCTTTTGGTCAAAGAAGAAAAATTGTAAGACATAGTTTATCTTCATTATTTAGTGAGAATGTTTTAATTGCTCTTGGTATTGATCCTATGTTGCGTGCTGAAAATATATCGATAATGCAATATTGTAAGTTATCAAATTTTATTGGTTCACAAGATGATTAA
- a CDS encoding symmetrical bis(5'-nucleosyl)-tetraphosphatase produces the protein MSTYFVGDVHGCYNELMKLLEKVSFNEKLDHLWLTGDLVNRGPKSIEVMRFVSSLGVNAHVVLGNHDLNLIAIYANIKHKKFKNDIISNILDAKDIDFLINWLRQQPILQVDETRKIIMVHAGVHPFWSINTARIYARKLESILCNRNYAVLFESIFNNNIVKYINNSFQELDCLSFSLNVFTRMRYCYCDGMLDMKHKQSPVINMFPMLPWFAIKNNNLKNYSIFFGHWASLKNNITPSKIVSLDTGCCWGGKLSMFCLEDNEWFYQKSEICV, from the coding sequence ATGAGTACATATTTTGTTGGTGACGTTCATGGTTGTTATAACGAATTGATGAAATTATTAGAAAAGGTATCTTTTAATGAAAAATTAGATCATTTGTGGTTAACTGGAGATTTAGTAAATAGGGGACCTAAGTCTATTGAAGTTATGCGATTTGTTTCTTCTTTAGGCGTGAATGCACACGTAGTTTTAGGTAATCATGATCTTAATTTAATTGCTATTTATGCAAATATAAAACATAAAAAATTTAAAAACGATATTATTTCAAATATATTAGATGCTAAAGACATTGATTTTTTAATTAATTGGCTACGACAGCAGCCTATATTGCAGGTAGATGAAACGAGAAAGATTATTATGGTTCATGCTGGAGTTCATCCTTTTTGGAGTATTAACACAGCTAGAATTTATGCTAGAAAATTAGAATCTATTTTATGTAATAGAAATTATGCTGTATTATTTGAGAGTATATTTAACAATAATATTGTAAAATATATTAATAATTCGTTTCAAGAATTAGATTGTTTAAGTTTTAGTTTGAATGTATTTACAAGAATGAGATATTGTTATTGCGATGGTATGTTGGATATGAAGCATAAACAATCACCTGTTATTAATATGTTTCCTATGTTACCCTGGTTTGCAATAAAAAATAATAATTTAAAAAATTATTCTATATTTTTTGGTCATTGGGCTTCTTTAAAAAATAATATTACTCCTTCTAAAATTGTTTCTTTAGATACTGGATGTTGTTGGGGTGGAAAATTGAGTATGTTTTGTTTAGAAGATAACGAATGGTTTTATCAAAAATCTGAGATATGTGTTTGA
- the folA gene encoding type 3 dihydrofolate reductase — MKISIIAAISENFVIGNNNSIPWNLPLDLIWFKKHTINKSVIMGRLTWDSIKSELPMRQNIILTRKDIESYKNVHFVSSIKKAIQLATNKNEIMIIGGGKLYSQMLYSANKLYLTKIKINIKGDTYFPEYRHMNWNTIFSEKHKIEKNGLHFQFQILERIKK, encoded by the coding sequence ATGAAAATTAGTATCATTGCAGCAATATCAGAAAATTTTGTAATTGGAAATAATAATTCTATACCCTGGAATTTACCATTAGATTTAATATGGTTCAAAAAACATACGATAAATAAAAGCGTAATTATGGGTAGACTCACTTGGGATTCCATAAAATCTGAACTACCAATGAGACAAAATATAATATTGACTCGTAAAGATATAGAAAGCTACAAAAATGTACATTTTGTAAGTTCTATTAAAAAAGCTATTCAATTAGCAACTAACAAAAATGAAATAATGATTATTGGTGGAGGTAAATTATACTCCCAAATGCTATACTCTGCTAATAAACTTTATTTAACAAAAATAAAAATTAATATTAAAGGAGATACTTATTTTCCAGAATATAGACACATGAATTGGAATACAATATTTTCAGAAAAACATAAAATAGAAAAAAATGGTTTACATTTTCAATTTCAGATTTTAGAACGCATAAAAAAATAA
- the carB gene encoding carbamoyl-phosphate synthase large subunit, translated as MPKRTDIKSILILGSGPIIIGQACEFDYSGAQACKSLKESGYKVILVNSNPATIMTDPDMADSTYIEPIHWKIIKKIIKQEKPDAILPTMGGQTALNCILDLSIHGILEQFKVEIIGATIEAIKKAENRKLFEKSIKKIGLNTARSIIVNNIKTASKAIKAIGFPAIIRPSFTMGGSGGGIAYNYEEFKEICERGLDLSPSKQLIIDESLIGWKEYEMEVVRDKKDNCIIICSIENMDPMGIHTGDSITVSPAQTLTDKEYQNMRNASISILREIGVETGGANVQFAINPKNGQMIVIEMNPRVSRSSALASKATGFPIAKIAAKLAVGYTLDELNNDLIGLHATASFEPTMDYVVTKIPRFNFEKFTGCNDRLTTQMKSVGEVMAIGRTFQESIQKAIVGLEIGASGFDTKIKKNTPDNIKKIHYELREAGSDRLWYIGDAFRLGMSINDVFNLTLIDKWFLAQIKELIEMEKCIKNIKEIDNINYTMFKSIKKKGFSDLRIAILTKTSERKIRKIRHNLNLHPVYKRIDTCAAEFKSETAYMYSTWEDECESKPINHNKKIIILGGGPNRIGQGIEFDYCCVHASLALRENGFETVMINCNPETVSTDYDISNRLYFEPITLETTLEIIKIEKPHGVIIQYGGQTPLKLAQKFEKEGIPIIGTSPNSIDKAENRKRFQKIVSDLGLMQPANATVTNLQDAYIQSKIVKYPIMIRPSYVLGGRAMEVVYNENDLKDYFKNTVTSKNKNPILLDHYLDNAIEIDVDAICDGKNVLIGGIMEHIEQAGIHSGDSACSLPAYTLSIEIQNVIRSQVKKLAFALSVKGLMNIQFAIQNKKIYILEVNPRASRTIPFVSKSTGIALAKVAARVMIGTTLLQQGYTQEIIPSYCSVKEVVLPFNKFRGSIPTLGPEMKSTGEVMGMGQNFSEAFSKAMLGAQISIKKSKRVLISVKNSDKIKILDLARKLKKIGFKLDATFGTAKTLKKNGINVRTVNKIHERRPHVQDRLKNNEYTYIINTNDCDQNIIDFKTICQSALQYQVHYDTTLNGAYATIMAIKECPIKNVISLQERHKTILKK; from the coding sequence ATGCCAAAACGTACCGATATAAAATCTATTCTAATACTCGGATCTGGACCAATTATTATTGGGCAAGCATGTGAATTTGATTATTCTGGAGCTCAAGCATGCAAGTCTTTAAAAGAATCAGGATATAAAGTCATCTTAGTAAATTCAAATCCAGCTACTATTATGACTGATCCTGATATGGCAGATTCTACATATATCGAACCTATTCACTGGAAGATCATAAAAAAAATTATAAAACAAGAAAAACCAGACGCTATTCTACCAACCATGGGAGGACAAACTGCTTTAAACTGTATTTTAGATCTTAGTATACATGGAATACTAGAACAATTCAAAGTAGAAATTATAGGTGCTACTATAGAAGCTATTAAAAAAGCGGAAAACAGAAAATTGTTTGAAAAATCTATTAAAAAAATAGGACTAAACACTGCAAGATCAATAATTGTCAACAATATAAAAACAGCATCAAAAGCTATTAAAGCAATAGGATTTCCAGCAATAATTCGTCCCTCTTTTACTATGGGAGGGAGTGGGGGTGGAATAGCATATAACTACGAAGAATTTAAAGAGATCTGTGAAAGAGGATTAGATCTATCTCCATCTAAACAATTAATCATTGACGAATCTCTCATTGGATGGAAAGAATATGAAATGGAAGTAGTAAGAGATAAAAAAGACAATTGCATTATTATCTGTTCCATAGAGAATATGGATCCAATGGGGATACATACCGGAGATTCTATAACTGTTTCTCCCGCTCAAACTTTAACAGATAAAGAATACCAAAACATGAGAAATGCGTCAATATCAATTTTAAGAGAAATTGGTGTAGAAACAGGAGGAGCCAACGTTCAATTTGCTATAAATCCTAAAAACGGGCAGATGATTGTCATTGAAATGAATCCTCGTGTATCTCGATCATCTGCACTTGCTTCTAAAGCCACTGGTTTCCCTATAGCAAAAATTGCAGCAAAATTAGCTGTAGGATATACATTAGATGAATTAAATAACGATTTAATCGGATTGCATGCAACTGCATCTTTCGAACCTACTATGGATTATGTAGTCACCAAAATACCTAGATTCAATTTCGAAAAATTTACAGGATGTAATGACAGATTAACAACACAAATGAAATCTGTAGGAGAAGTTATGGCAATCGGAAGAACATTCCAAGAATCTATACAAAAAGCTATAGTAGGGCTAGAAATTGGAGCAAGTGGTTTTGATACAAAAATAAAAAAAAATACACCAGATAATATAAAAAAAATTCATTATGAACTAAGAGAAGCAGGATCAGATAGACTTTGGTATATTGGAGACGCATTTCGTTTAGGAATGTCTATAAATGATGTATTCAACTTAACATTAATCGATAAGTGGTTCTTAGCCCAAATTAAAGAACTAATAGAAATGGAAAAATGTATAAAAAATATAAAAGAAATAGATAATATTAATTATACTATGTTTAAATCAATCAAGAAAAAAGGATTTTCAGATTTAAGAATTGCTATACTAACTAAAACTTCCGAAAGAAAAATTAGAAAAATTAGACATAACTTAAACTTACATCCAGTATATAAAAGAATTGATACTTGTGCAGCAGAATTCAAAAGCGAAACAGCTTACATGTACTCTACTTGGGAAGATGAATGTGAATCAAAACCTATTAACCACAACAAAAAAATTATTATTTTAGGAGGAGGTCCAAACAGAATAGGCCAAGGTATCGAATTCGACTATTGTTGTGTCCACGCATCGTTAGCCTTAAGAGAGAATGGCTTTGAAACTGTCATGATTAACTGTAATCCAGAAACCGTATCAACTGACTATGATATTTCTAATAGATTATATTTCGAACCAATAACGCTAGAAACAACTCTAGAAATTATCAAAATAGAAAAACCTCATGGTGTTATAATACAATATGGTGGTCAAACACCTCTAAAACTTGCACAAAAATTCGAAAAAGAGGGCATTCCTATTATTGGAACTAGTCCAAATTCTATTGATAAAGCGGAAAATAGAAAAAGATTCCAAAAAATTGTATCTGATCTAGGTTTAATGCAACCAGCTAATGCTACTGTAACAAATTTACAAGATGCTTATATACAATCTAAAATTGTTAAATACCCAATTATGATCAGACCATCATATGTTTTAGGTGGACGTGCTATGGAAGTAGTTTACAATGAAAATGATTTAAAAGATTACTTTAAGAATACTGTAACATCAAAAAATAAAAACCCAATTTTGTTAGATCATTACTTAGACAATGCCATAGAAATTGATGTAGACGCTATTTGCGACGGAAAAAATGTTTTAATCGGTGGTATTATGGAACATATCGAACAAGCCGGAATACATTCCGGAGATTCAGCTTGTTCCTTACCTGCATATACTTTAAGTATAGAAATTCAAAATGTTATTAGATCTCAAGTCAAAAAACTCGCATTTGCACTTTCTGTAAAAGGATTAATGAATATACAATTTGCCATACAAAACAAAAAAATATATATATTAGAAGTAAATCCTAGAGCATCAAGAACTATCCCTTTTGTTTCAAAATCTACTGGAATAGCATTAGCAAAAGTAGCTGCAAGAGTAATGATCGGAACTACTTTATTACAACAAGGTTATACGCAAGAAATCATCCCATCTTATTGTTCAGTGAAAGAAGTAGTACTACCATTTAACAAATTTCGAGGATCAATACCAACACTTGGACCAGAAATGAAATCTACTGGAGAAGTTATGGGAATGGGACAAAACTTTTCCGAAGCATTTTCAAAGGCTATGCTAGGAGCACAAATAAGTATAAAAAAATCAAAAAGAGTATTAATCTCTGTAAAAAATAGCGATAAAATAAAAATCTTAGATTTAGCACGAAAACTTAAAAAAATTGGATTTAAATTAGATGCAACATTTGGAACTGCAAAAACACTAAAAAAAAATGGAATAAACGTTAGAACAGTTAACAAAATACATGAAAGAAGACCTCACGTACAAGATCGATTAAAAAATAATGAATATACATACATCATAAATACTAACGATTGTGATCAAAACATTATTGATTTTAAAACAATCTGTCAAAGTGCACTACAGTATCAAGTGCATTATGACACTACATTAAACGGAGCTTATGCTACAATCATGGCTATTAAAGAATGTCCTATTAAAAATGTTATATCTTTACAAGAAAGACACAAAACAATACTAAAAAAATAA